CGAAGATGGCGGCGTAATCCGACGACATCTCGCCGGTCTGGCCGCCGAGCGAGCGGGTGAAGCGCTGTGCCCGCCCGGCTTCGAGCTCCGCCAGGCTCGCGAAGGTGAAGGTGCCGGACGCGTCCGCTGCTCCGCGCCGCACGACCCGCTCTGCCTGGTACGCGCCGCCGAGCAGGATCTGGTGCCCGCCGTTCAGGGAGAGCGTGAAGCGCTCGGCGGCCTCCAGCGCGGAGCGGTCCTCGTCCGGAATGGAAAAGGGCGCGGCCCCGAACGACACGAGTGTGCCACCCACGCCGGTGTCCTGACCCAGCCACAGCCTTCCCGTGGGACCCTCGTACGTTCGCAGCGAGCGCTGGGTGCCGCCGGAACGGTACACCGTCAGGTCGTTGCCCGCGCGCCCCATCCGGGAGACGAGCTGTGCGAAGACCCCGCCGTCCTTCCCCTCGTCGCGCCCGCCGCTGGTGATGGCGAGGGGGGAGCCCAGAGCGCCGTCGGATCTCCGGGCCCGGCCGTCCAGGCGCAGGGTGGCGGTGTGGTTGGCGCCGGGCAGAAAGTCGATGCGCGCGATCGTCGAGGCGGCATGGGTCCGCCGCTCCCCGCCAGCGCCCTCGCCGATCCCGAACCCCCGGATGAGCTGGAGAAATCTCCGCAGCGAGTCGGGTGAGATTCCGTAGCGCAACGCTTCCGCGCCCGCGGGATCCAGCGGTGAGCTGAACGAGCTGCGCGTGGTCGCCTGCACGGCGCCGTACACGAACAGGCGTCCGCGCACGAGGGGCCCGCCACCCCCGCCTCCCACCTGCGCCCAGAGGGGCCCCGCCGCGCCCGAGGCACCGGCCGGGCCGGCATACTGCAGGCTTGGATGCTGGATGGAGGTACGGAACACCCCGCCCCACAGGTTCGTCCCGCTCAGGGTGCGGCCGGCGATCTCGCCCCCCGTGAACTGCCCGCGCGACACGTCATACGGGTGGGCGAGGACGCCCGCGGCGGCCATCGCCTCCGGAGGAAGCGAGCTTGCATCGAACCCGGCGCCATCCACCGTGACGCGGTTGCCGGAAGGAGGCTGTCCCGACACGGAAATCGCCCCCGCACCGGACGGCACGTACTGCCCCGAAATACCCGATGAACCGGCGAGATCGCCCGGATCGCCGGGGTACGCCGCGGCGCTGTGCCCGCTCAACGATGAGAGGCCGCTGCCTGGAGATTCGCCCCGCCGCACGGGCACGGGCGCTCTTGCGGGAGCCTGCACCAGCAGCGGATCGAGCGTGTAGCCCCGCTCTTCGGCCGCGGTGAGACGCACATTGTGCGGAGCCGGCCCGGCCAGCACCAGCGCCGTCGCGGCCACGTACCCTTCTTTCTCCACCGTCACCACGTGCTCACCCCGCACGTCCAGGTGGTAGCGCCCCGCCGCGTCCGTGCGCGCCGACACCGCGAGTCCGCCCGCCGACGGACGCGCGGTAACCTGTGCGTCCGGC
This region of Longimicrobium sp. genomic DNA includes:
- a CDS encoding carboxypeptidase-like regulatory domain-containing protein; the protein is MRQSRIRTGSPRRGRWGDRVHLPGAASWLRRMRFVAGACLTAILLVSGGAPALAQDAGGATYIAGVVTGPDGKPLPDAQVTARPSAGGLAVSARTDAAGRYHLDVRGEHVVTVEKEGYVAATALVLAGPAPHNVRLTAAEERGYTLDPLLVQAPARAPVPVRRGESPGSGLSSLSGHSAAAYPGDPGDLAGSSGISGQYVPSGAGAISVSGQPPSGNRVTVDGAGFDASSLPPEAMAAAGVLAHPYDVSRGQFTGGEIAGRTLSGTNLWGGVFRTSIQHPSLQYAGPAGASGAAGPLWAQVGGGGGGPLVRGRLFVYGAVQATTRSSFSSPLDPAGAEALRYGISPDSLRRFLQLIRGFGIGEGAGGERRTHAASTIARIDFLPGANHTATLRLDGRARRSDGALGSPLAITSGGRDEGKDGGVFAQLVSRMGRAGNDLTVYRSGGTQRSLRTYEGPTGRLWLGQDTGVGGTLVSFGAAPFSIPDEDRSALEAAERFTLSLNGGHQILLGGAYQAERVVRRGAADASGTFTFASLAELEAGRAQRFTRSLGGQTGEMSSDYAAIF